The Gemmatimonadota bacterium genome window below encodes:
- a CDS encoding CehA/McbA family metallohydrolase: MFRAPLAPAVVASFVLALAACSESGPSDGDFAGVVPAYRSHGETFGGYPSARAGGNYMHNYYIPPAPSSTPWYPAWHPDGERVAVSMMGSIWEIDLADGRAREIVHGPAYYSSPDYSPDGRWLVFTADDHGRSVNLGLLDLETEAWSALTAGTEVHADPRFSPDGTRIAFVSTAPSGYFNVYVGGVEDGGFAGEPEAVTTDNDFGRNRLYFSRWDFHTQPAWLPDGDELLLVSNRDIALGSGNVFRVPARAGGFAERRTVLREQTLYRTRPDVSPDGRRFVFSSTRGSADEFNNLYVQPTTEGGEPYKLTFYRHDAFHPRFSPDGERIAYIDNRDGLPQLKLLDTYGGRVVDVEIAELGWARPTERLSVRVLGPEGGPTPARIHLTASDGRFYAPSDAYARIGQRGGTWHFHTEGEFAMDLPLGETVITASKGFEHMPVTVAVSPEAEGEAEMELERIADLTARGWYNGSTHLHMNYGGNFFNTLENMMTMSRAEDQDIVLNQIANKDNRVLDHRFFVPGGGAHPLSEPDLPLVVGQEYRPPFYGHVFMFGMRDHLISPYATGYEGTAIESIYPSNTDMFRKAREQGAWTGYVHSFFRGDPLETGLGGAKGFMVDAALGVIDAIEWSQAQDGFPPVYAAWNNGLRVTLVGGEDAISDLHTSLTVGSYRTYVKTANGELSVAGWFDAMRAGHAFATSGPLVDFTVEGRISGETVDLRGGEEVSLSLEVSSITPLVRAEIVFNGEVVEEVVPEEDSRRLAWSGRMTPPGSGWYHVRVAGEPADRYPLDINYAQAVTNPVWVIVDDEPVRSVEAAEYSLEWIDRLQAMAEIWPGWRSDAEKAHVFGQFDEAREVYQGFRREAGR; the protein is encoded by the coding sequence GTGTTCAGAGCGCCGCTTGCCCCCGCCGTCGTCGCGTCCTTTGTCCTCGCCCTCGCAGCATGCTCGGAGAGCGGCCCGTCCGACGGGGACTTCGCGGGCGTCGTCCCGGCCTACCGCAGCCACGGCGAGACCTTCGGCGGCTACCCGTCGGCGCGCGCGGGCGGCAATTACATGCACAACTACTACATACCGCCGGCGCCGTCCTCGACCCCCTGGTATCCCGCCTGGCACCCGGACGGCGAACGCGTGGCCGTCTCGATGATGGGCTCGATCTGGGAGATCGACCTTGCCGACGGCCGCGCCCGCGAGATCGTCCACGGACCCGCCTACTACTCCTCGCCCGACTATTCGCCCGACGGACGCTGGCTCGTCTTCACCGCCGACGACCACGGACGTTCCGTCAATCTCGGTCTGCTCGACCTGGAAACCGAAGCGTGGAGCGCCCTGACCGCCGGTACCGAAGTCCACGCCGATCCCCGCTTTTCTCCGGACGGCACCCGCATCGCATTCGTCTCCACGGCTCCGAGCGGCTACTTCAACGTCTATGTCGGAGGCGTCGAGGACGGTGGGTTTGCGGGCGAACCGGAGGCGGTCACGACCGACAACGACTTCGGTCGAAACCGTCTCTACTTCTCGCGGTGGGACTTCCACACCCAGCCGGCCTGGCTCCCTGACGGTGACGAACTGCTCCTGGTCTCCAATCGCGACATCGCTCTCGGGAGCGGCAACGTCTTCCGAGTGCCGGCACGCGCGGGCGGTTTCGCCGAACGAAGAACGGTTCTTCGGGAACAGACGCTCTACCGCACCCGTCCGGACGTCTCACCCGACGGCCGCAGGTTCGTATTCTCGTCCACTCGCGGCTCGGCCGACGAGTTCAACAATCTCTACGTGCAGCCCACCACCGAAGGCGGCGAACCGTACAAGCTGACCTTCTACAGGCACGACGCGTTCCACCCGCGCTTCTCACCCGACGGCGAGCGCATCGCCTACATCGACAACCGCGACGGCCTTCCGCAGCTGAAGCTGCTGGACACCTACGGGGGCAGGGTCGTCGATGTCGAGATCGCCGAACTCGGCTGGGCGCGGCCGACGGAACGTCTGAGCGTGCGCGTGCTGGGTCCTGAAGGCGGACCGACCCCGGCCCGAATCCACCTCACCGCGAGCGACGGGCGCTTCTACGCTCCCTCGGACGCCTACGCCCGCATCGGCCAGCGGGGCGGAACCTGGCACTTCCACACGGAGGGGGAATTCGCGATGGATCTTCCTCTAGGCGAGACGGTCATCACCGCGAGCAAGGGATTCGAGCACATGCCGGTCACCGTCGCGGTTTCGCCGGAAGCGGAGGGGGAGGCCGAGATGGAGTTGGAACGCATAGCCGATTTGACGGCCAGGGGCTGGTACAACGGCTCGACCCATCTGCACATGAACTACGGAGGCAACTTCTTCAACACCCTTGAGAACATGATGACGATGTCTCGGGCGGAGGACCAGGACATCGTTCTGAATCAGATCGCCAACAAGGACAACCGGGTGCTCGATCACCGGTTCTTCGTACCGGGAGGAGGCGCGCACCCGCTCTCCGAGCCCGATCTACCGTTGGTGGTGGGTCAGGAGTATCGCCCACCTTTCTACGGACACGTCTTCATGTTCGGGATGCGGGATCACCTCATCTCGCCCTACGCGACAGGTTACGAGGGCACGGCGATCGAGTCGATCTATCCTTCCAACACCGACATGTTCAGGAAGGCCAGAGAGCAGGGAGCGTGGACCGGGTATGTGCATTCGTTCTTTCGGGGCGATCCGCTGGAAACCGGCCTGGGCGGGGCGAAGGGTTTCATGGTGGATGCGGCGCTGGGCGTCATCGACGCCATCGAGTGGTCGCAGGCCCAGGACGGCTTTCCGCCGGTATACGCAGCGTGGAACAACGGACTGCGAGTGACTCTGGTCGGCGGTGAAGACGCGATCAGCGATCTGCACACGTCGTTGACGGTTGGGTCGTATCGCACCTATGTGAAGACGGCGAACGGCGAACTCTCCGTGGCGGGATGGTTCGACGCCATGCGGGCGGGCCATGCTTTCGCCACCAGCGGACCGCTCGTCGACTTCACGGTGGAGGGCCGGATCTCCGGCGAGACTGTAGATCTCCGGGGCGGTGAAGAGGTCTCGCTGAGCCTGGAGGTGAGCTCCATAACCCCGCTCGTCCGCGCCGAGATCGTCTTCAACGGCGAGGTGGTGGAGGAGGTCGTGCCCGAAGAAGATTCCCGGCGGCTTGCGTGGAGCGGTCGAATGACGCCGCCCGGCTCAGGCTGGTATCACGTGCGCGTGGCGGGAGAGCCGGCGGACCGCTACCCGCTCGACATCAACTACGCGCAGGCCGTCACCAACCCGGTCTGGGTGATAGTGGACGACGAGCCGGTCCGTTCGGTGGAGGCGGCGGAATACTCGCTGGAGTGGATAGACCGGTTGCAGGCGATGGCCGAGATCTGGCCGGGTTGGAGGTCGGACGCCGAGAAGGCGCACGTCTTCGGTCAATTCGACGAGGCGCGCGAGGTCTACCAAGGGTTCAGGCGGGAGGCGGGGAGGTGA
- a CDS encoding DUF5107 domain-containing protein, with protein MSSSILCVAAAAACAGPEPRARISEETRVLDTYPFSDPNPVPVLATDRRLYPYHTFEGYAATSEPREWKVVKMENDLIEVFVLPEVGGKVWGAVVKATGHEFIYRNEVMKFRDIALRGPWTSGGIEFNFGVIGHTPATATPVDYLTRENADGSVSAIVGAMDLPSRTPWRVEIRLPADRAAFETRVLWHNPTPLEQPYYNWMTAAAFARDDLELFVPGNAYLEHSGRARPWPEDEQGRFLPLYRNNAFGGHKSYHVVGALNDFFGGYYHDDGYGWGHWARHEEMPGRKMWLWALSRAGGIWEELLTDTDGQYVEFQAGRLHVQYSPGTDRNPISQGGFDPLSASRWTETWFPLEGTGGLTDASPHGAMHVEREGGRLRVVVQAFGTAADTVMAWSGGERVATRPVALEALEPVTVDFDVAPERPWRVALPGLGLEGCSNTDPGLDGVCGFGGEPSVSRPFAIDPEAWDALPETDRLVFEARELARGRRYAEARTLYERALAAEPWNREALLGLGGLALRSARYEEGVAHARRALQLDTYDPEANFLAGNLYSALRRRTDAFDSFGWAARSVAFRAAARIRMAELAFEDGAPAEARRHAGLALDHDAGSIPAREALAVTARLAGDETGWARVLAEVLELDPLNHFVLAERYLAARSVGSAGEEDTGEDTPAGEAAERLVASMRSEFPGQTLLELAIGYANRGRTGDAARLLELADDVGGGPVASAWLAFLADDADALGTEADPHLAFPYRPETLPVLRWASGEHVHWSWRYLLGLNLWALDRDAEAAQVFATLGDEPDYGPAYAARAHLAEAMGGDPGPDFRRAVAVDPDSRLLRVSLLRHLQGAGRWEEALEVSDRGRELFPDDFNLVLLHVRGLIQADAHREAVRILENTQVLPSENSGEAHRLYEFAHVGAAMDELDAGNRTAARAHLETALLWPESLGQGRPFDPDERLVRFLLGVVGGTGEGAASGTAEADTIAALRVRVDSLTDAASPTAVIERALLRRVLAAAAGLER; from the coding sequence ATGAGCTCGTCCATCCTGTGCGTCGCCGCGGCCGCCGCCTGCGCCGGCCCCGAACCTCGCGCGCGCATCTCGGAGGAGACTCGAGTCCTCGACACGTATCCGTTCTCGGATCCGAATCCCGTCCCGGTGCTTGCCACCGACCGCCGGCTGTACCCCTACCACACGTTCGAGGGCTACGCCGCGACGTCGGAGCCCCGGGAGTGGAAGGTCGTGAAAATGGAGAACGACCTCATTGAGGTCTTCGTCCTTCCGGAGGTGGGCGGCAAGGTGTGGGGGGCCGTCGTGAAGGCGACCGGCCACGAGTTCATCTATCGGAACGAGGTGATGAAGTTCCGGGATATCGCGCTGCGCGGTCCGTGGACCTCGGGCGGGATCGAGTTCAACTTCGGCGTCATCGGACACACGCCGGCCACCGCCACCCCCGTCGACTACCTGACAAGAGAGAACGCGGATGGGAGCGTGAGCGCGATCGTCGGCGCCATGGACCTCCCGTCGCGGACGCCGTGGCGCGTCGAGATCCGCCTTCCGGCGGACCGGGCGGCCTTCGAGACGCGCGTCCTTTGGCACAACCCGACCCCGCTGGAGCAGCCCTACTACAACTGGATGACGGCTGCGGCCTTCGCCCGGGACGATCTGGAACTCTTCGTGCCGGGCAACGCCTATCTGGAGCACTCCGGGCGCGCGCGCCCGTGGCCCGAGGACGAGCAGGGACGCTTCCTTCCCCTCTACCGCAACAACGCGTTCGGGGGACACAAGTCCTACCACGTCGTGGGCGCGTTGAACGACTTCTTCGGCGGCTACTACCACGACGACGGCTACGGCTGGGGGCACTGGGCCCGCCACGAGGAGATGCCCGGGCGCAAGATGTGGCTGTGGGCGCTCTCCCGGGCGGGCGGCATCTGGGAGGAGCTGCTCACGGACACGGACGGACAGTACGTGGAGTTCCAGGCGGGGCGGCTGCACGTGCAGTATTCGCCGGGAACGGATCGCAACCCCATATCGCAGGGCGGGTTCGATCCCCTCTCGGCCAGCCGCTGGACGGAAACCTGGTTCCCGCTGGAAGGGACGGGCGGCCTCACCGACGCTTCTCCCCACGGTGCCATGCATGTTGAACGGGAAGGCGGTCGACTGCGGGTTGTGGTACAGGCGTTCGGGACTGCGGCCGACACCGTGATGGCGTGGTCCGGCGGCGAGCGGGTCGCTACGCGGCCGGTGGCGCTGGAAGCGCTCGAACCGGTGACCGTCGATTTCGACGTCGCACCCGAGCGTCCTTGGCGGGTCGCGCTCCCCGGACTCGGGCTGGAAGGCTGCTCGAACACGGACCCCGGTCTTGATGGCGTGTGCGGGTTCGGCGGGGAGCCATCGGTGTCCCGGCCGTTCGCGATCGATCCGGAGGCGTGGGACGCCCTCCCGGAGACGGACCGCCTCGTGTTCGAGGCACGGGAGCTGGCGCGGGGCCGCCGCTACGCGGAAGCGCGGACGCTCTACGAACGGGCGCTGGCGGCCGAACCGTGGAACCGGGAGGCCCTGCTGGGCTTGGGCGGGCTGGCGCTCAGGTCGGCCCGCTACGAAGAGGGCGTCGCCCACGCGCGGCGCGCACTCCAGCTCGACACCTACGATCCGGAGGCCAACTTTCTCGCCGGCAACTTGTATTCGGCCTTGCGGCGGCGCACCGACGCGTTCGACTCGTTCGGCTGGGCCGCTCGGTCGGTGGCCTTCCGGGCTGCGGCGCGCATCCGGATGGCGGAGCTGGCGTTCGAAGACGGGGCTCCGGCCGAGGCCCGCCGCCACGCCGGGCTGGCGCTCGACCACGACGCGGGGAGCATCCCGGCCCGCGAGGCGCTTGCGGTCACGGCGCGCCTGGCCGGGGACGAGACGGGCTGGGCGCGGGTCCTGGCGGAAGTGCTCGAACTCGACCCGCTGAACCATTTCGTGCTCGCCGAGCGGTACCTGGCGGCACGGTCCGTAGGCTCTGCGGGCGAGGAGGACACGGGTGAAGACACCCCCGCCGGAGAAGCAGCGGAGCGTCTCGTCGCGTCAATGCGGAGCGAGTTTCCGGGGCAGACGCTGCTGGAACTGGCCATCGGCTATGCCAACCGGGGGCGGACCGGCGATGCCGCCCGCCTGCTGGAACTGGCGGACGACGTGGGCGGCGGCCCCGTGGCCTCGGCGTGGCTCGCCTTCCTGGCGGATGACGCGGACGCCCTGGGGACGGAGGCCGATCCCCACCTCGCCTTCCCCTACCGCCCCGAGACCCTGCCGGTCCTGCGCTGGGCCTCCGGCGAACACGTACACTGGAGTTGGCGCTATCTGCTCGGCCTCAACCTGTGGGCGCTCGACCGCGACGCCGAGGCGGCCCAAGTGTTCGCTACCCTCGGCGACGAGCCCGACTACGGACCCGCCTACGCGGCGCGGGCGCACCTCGCGGAGGCGATGGGCGGCGACCCGGGGCCCGATTTCCGGCGCGCCGTCGCGGTGGACCCCGACAGCCGTCTCCTCCGCGTATCGCTTCTCCGGCACCTGCAGGGAGCGGGACGATGGGAAGAGGCGCTCGAGGTGTCGGACCGAGGCCGGGAACTCTTCCCGGACGACTTCAACCTCGTTCTCCTCCACGTGCGGGGGCTTATCCAAGCGGATGCCCACCGCGAGGCTGTCCGGATCCTCGAGAACACCCAAGTCCTTCCCTCGGAGAACTCCGGCGAGGCCCACCGCCTGTACGAGTTCGCGCATGTCGGCGCCGCCATGGACGAACTCGACGCCGGGAACCGCACCGCCGCGCGCGCTCACCTGGAGACCGCCCTGCTGTGGCCGGAATCGCTCGGACAGGGCCGCCCGTTCGATCCCGACGAGCGGCTCGTGCGGTTCCTGCTCGGAGTTGTGGGCGGCACCGGGGAGGGGGCCGCGTCGGGGACCGCCGAGGCCGACACCATCGCCGCGCTGCGCGTCCGAGTCGACTCGCTCACCGACGCGGCGTCCCCGACCGCGGTCATCGAGCGGGCGCTCCTGCGCCGGGTCCTCGCCGCGGCCGCTGGCCTCGAACGCTAG
- a CDS encoding prolyl oligopeptidase family serine peptidase: MPDTIRALRFTLIRATLAVLLAAVAAPVALHAQDADVQDATDGPQAVLAAKDWVAPPDVIADAVLAPRHLNVTLSNISPDKTRFLVQLSDGPVTMDRFSLPFDELGGQFFDFRANRNRNLTIRNSVGIRLIAADDGSTTEVEVPNGARVSNASWSPDGSQVAFFVHEPDATHIHVADAESGDSRRVTRTPVLATFVTSFEWTGSGGEIATVLIPEDRSPRPLAPQVPAGPQVKQTEEGDNVLRTYASLMATPHDEQLLEWHVTGQLAVIDVESRTATTVGEPAMIRSFDFSPDGRHARVTTMRRPFSYIVPVTSFGRVEEVWDRNGAVLVELDVTELNTGLRGAPAAPGVAGEEEEPDRRQLAWRADGAGLTFLQMEPAPDEEDDADDTAADTEDDEEDSGPNRRMDRVMLWSPPFDDASMSTVFESSNRISSHRFSPDHDWLFLTQRPGGGGGGFGGGAARGGKVREYAVDLADPDTEHTLVEYDSDDFYANPGSLVMETGRVAAFARFGGGGGSANVLLSSDGGSVFFAGTQYHEDPLEEGPKAFLDRVVIATGDKERIYEGSNEDVSERLSVVLDADMPTMIVNRSSPTEIGQSFLVGADGDAVRLTNNVDYTPDVTMAPRERFTVERPDGFRFLVNVTLPPDYREGERRPAMFWFYPREYEDQESYDERGRTFDKNSFPGFGTRSMEYLVRLGYVVVEPDAPIVGEAGRMNNNYEHDLRNNLAAVIDELDRRGYIDRQRLGLGGHSYGAFGTVNAMVHTPFFKAGIAGDGNYNRTFTPLGFQSERRHFWDAREVYLGMSPFVYANNLTGALLMYHGLNDQNVGTAPDHSPRLFHALNGLGKDAAMYLYPFEGHGPATRETILDLWARWTAWLDVHLGEPTQPIT, from the coding sequence ATGCCCGACACTATCCGCGCTCTTCGCTTCACGCTCATCCGCGCCACGCTTGCGGTTCTTCTCGCCGCCGTCGCGGCTCCCGTCGCGCTCCATGCCCAGGACGCCGACGTCCAAGACGCGACCGACGGCCCCCAGGCGGTGCTCGCGGCGAAGGACTGGGTCGCGCCCCCCGACGTGATCGCCGACGCCGTGCTCGCTCCGCGTCACCTGAACGTGACCCTCTCCAACATCTCGCCCGACAAGACGCGCTTCCTGGTCCAGCTGTCCGACGGTCCGGTGACCATGGACCGTTTCTCGCTCCCGTTCGACGAGCTCGGCGGCCAGTTCTTCGACTTCCGTGCGAATCGCAACCGCAACCTCACGATTCGGAATTCGGTCGGGATCAGACTCATAGCCGCGGACGACGGCTCGACGACCGAGGTGGAAGTTCCGAACGGCGCGCGGGTCTCGAACGCAAGCTGGTCTCCGGACGGCTCGCAGGTGGCCTTCTTCGTGCACGAGCCGGACGCGACCCACATTCACGTCGCCGACGCCGAAAGCGGCGACTCTCGGCGCGTCACCCGGACTCCGGTGCTCGCGACCTTCGTGACCTCCTTCGAGTGGACCGGCTCGGGCGGCGAGATCGCGACCGTTCTCATCCCGGAGGACCGTTCGCCACGCCCCCTGGCCCCGCAGGTGCCCGCCGGACCACAGGTAAAGCAGACCGAGGAGGGCGACAACGTGCTGCGCACCTACGCTTCGCTCATGGCGACGCCGCACGACGAGCAGCTCCTCGAATGGCACGTCACCGGCCAGCTTGCGGTGATAGACGTCGAGAGCCGGACCGCGACGACCGTCGGCGAACCGGCGATGATCCGCTCCTTCGACTTCTCGCCCGACGGGAGGCACGCCAGGGTGACGACCATGCGGCGTCCGTTCAGCTACATCGTTCCGGTCACGTCGTTCGGACGAGTGGAAGAGGTGTGGGACCGCAACGGCGCCGTACTTGTCGAACTGGACGTCACCGAGCTGAACACCGGGCTCAGGGGCGCGCCCGCCGCGCCCGGAGTGGCCGGCGAAGAGGAAGAGCCCGACCGTCGCCAGCTTGCGTGGCGGGCGGACGGGGCCGGCCTGACCTTCCTGCAAATGGAGCCCGCTCCCGACGAGGAAGACGACGCGGACGACACGGCCGCCGACACCGAGGACGACGAGGAGGACTCGGGTCCGAACCGCCGAATGGATCGGGTCATGCTCTGGAGCCCTCCCTTCGACGACGCGAGCATGAGCACGGTCTTCGAGTCCAGCAACCGGATCTCCAGCCATCGCTTCTCTCCCGACCACGACTGGCTCTTCCTCACCCAGCGTCCCGGCGGTGGCGGCGGCGGCTTCGGAGGTGGAGCCGCCCGAGGCGGCAAGGTGCGCGAATACGCGGTCGATCTGGCCGACCCGGACACCGAACACACCCTCGTCGAATACGATTCCGACGACTTCTACGCCAACCCGGGCTCGCTCGTCATGGAGACGGGAAGAGTCGCGGCTTTCGCCAGATTCGGCGGCGGCGGCGGCTCGGCCAACGTCCTGCTCTCCTCGGACGGCGGCTCGGTCTTCTTCGCCGGCACCCAGTACCACGAAGATCCGCTGGAGGAGGGACCGAAGGCCTTCCTCGACCGCGTGGTCATCGCCACCGGCGACAAGGAGCGCATCTACGAAGGAAGCAACGAGGACGTGTCCGAGCGGCTGAGCGTGGTGCTCGACGCCGACATGCCGACCATGATCGTCAACCGTTCATCGCCCACCGAGATCGGGCAGTCTTTCCTGGTCGGAGCGGACGGGGATGCGGTCCGGCTCACGAACAACGTCGATTACACGCCCGACGTCACCATGGCGCCCCGCGAACGTTTCACGGTAGAGAGGCCAGATGGATTCCGCTTCCTGGTCAACGTCACCCTGCCCCCGGATTACCGCGAGGGCGAGCGCAGACCCGCCATGTTCTGGTTCTATCCTCGCGAGTACGAGGATCAGGAGAGCTACGACGAGCGCGGACGCACCTTCGACAAGAACAGCTTCCCGGGCTTCGGGACCCGTTCGATGGAGTACCTGGTGCGGCTGGGATACGTCGTGGTCGAGCCCGACGCTCCCATCGTGGGAGAGGCGGGTCGGATGAACAACAACTACGAGCACGACCTGCGCAACAACCTCGCCGCAGTGATCGACGAGTTGGACCGGCGCGGCTATATCGACAGGCAGCGCCTGGGGCTCGGCGGCCACTCCTACGGCGCCTTCGGCACCGTCAACGCCATGGTGCATACGCCCTTCTTCAAGGCCGGGATCGCAGGGGACGGCAACTACAACCGCACCTTCACCCCCTTGGGCTTTCAGAGCGAACGCAGACATTTCTGGGATGCGCGCGAGGTCTACCTCGGCATGTCGCCTTTCGTCTACGCGAACAACCTGACCGGCGCCCTGCTCATGTACCACGGCCTGAACGACCAGAACGTGGGCACGGCTCCCGACCACTCGCCGAGGCTCTTCCACGCTCTCAACGGTCTGGGCAAGGACGCCGCGATGTACCTCTACCCGTTCGAGGGCCACGGACCAGCCACCCGCGAGACCATTCTCGATCTCTGGGCGCGCTGGACCGCCTGGCTCGATGTGCACCTCGGGGAGCCTACGCAGCCGATCACCTGA
- a CDS encoding serine hydrolase — translation MRSRPLASAWTGCLLLLVSADASALQEGGPSLELDDSQTAAIDSIFSRWDNTSGAGCAVGVGTIGIGSGPLSVFERAYGMANLEYAIANTPSTVFEGGSVSKQFTAAAIVLLALEGELSLDGDVRDHVPELPDYGETVTIRHLLTHTSGLRDWGSVAAISGWGRERRSHDHDWALDIMSRQTALNFSPGTQYSYSNSGYNLAAVIVARVSGRSFADFSRERIFEPLGLGSTQWRDDYRRPVPGRSTGYRPAGGGWLINHPIEHVHGNGGILTTVGDLIAWTHALATGEGLGGAPFVEAMHERGTLTDGSRIPYASGIVHGELGGAASVTHTGSTAGYRAFLGRYPDHDLTVAMLCNAANAPTGGTGSAVARVVLGGTAANAQRATAIDMSQESLAEYSGLYRNPNTGTPKRLRVSAGVLREGPVELVPVAEGRFSVGGGARHYVFMPADSGRPTLVVDSWEYTDERFEPVDEWLPSAEELAGFAGVHESDEAETVFTFSVEDGRLVLTRRPGNVTALNPVYEDAFQMPGGTLRFRRDADGEVSGLRLSVSRVFDMRFERR, via the coding sequence TTGCGGAGCCGACCGCTCGCCTCCGCTTGGACGGGCTGTCTTCTCCTACTCGTATCCGCCGACGCGTCAGCCCTTCAGGAAGGCGGCCCGTCCCTTGAGCTCGATGACTCCCAAACCGCCGCGATAGACTCGATCTTCTCGCGCTGGGACAACACCTCGGGCGCGGGCTGTGCGGTCGGTGTCGGCACCATCGGAATCGGCAGCGGTCCGCTAAGCGTCTTCGAGCGCGCCTACGGCATGGCGAATCTGGAATACGCCATCGCCAACACCCCCTCCACCGTCTTCGAGGGCGGATCGGTATCCAAGCAGTTCACAGCAGCGGCCATCGTGCTGCTCGCTCTCGAGGGAGAGCTCTCGCTGGACGGCGACGTGCGCGATCACGTGCCCGAGCTCCCGGACTACGGCGAGACCGTCACCATCCGTCACCTCCTCACACACACCAGCGGGCTGCGCGACTGGGGGTCGGTCGCGGCGATCTCGGGCTGGGGTCGGGAGCGGCGCAGCCACGATCACGACTGGGCGCTCGACATCATGTCCCGCCAGACCGCCCTCAATTTCTCGCCGGGGACCCAGTACTCCTACTCGAACTCCGGCTACAACCTGGCTGCCGTCATCGTCGCCCGCGTTTCGGGTCGGTCGTTCGCCGATTTCTCCCGAGAGAGGATCTTCGAGCCCCTCGGCCTCGGCAGCACCCAGTGGCGGGACGACTATCGGAGGCCGGTTCCCGGAAGAAGCACGGGCTACAGGCCCGCCGGCGGCGGGTGGCTCATCAACCATCCCATCGAGCATGTGCACGGCAACGGCGGCATCCTCACCACGGTCGGCGATCTCATCGCCTGGACCCACGCGCTCGCAACTGGGGAAGGGCTGGGCGGAGCACCCTTCGTCGAGGCCATGCACGAGCGCGGGACTCTGACGGACGGCTCGCGGATCCCCTACGCCAGCGGGATCGTGCACGGCGAGCTGGGCGGCGCGGCTTCCGTGACCCACACGGGTTCCACGGCCGGTTACCGAGCCTTCCTCGGTCGCTATCCCGACCACGACCTGACCGTGGCCATGCTCTGCAACGCCGCCAACGCTCCCACCGGAGGAACCGGCAGCGCGGTGGCGAGAGTCGTTCTGGGCGGGACCGCGGCGAACGCGCAGCGGGCGACGGCGATCGACATGAGCCAGGAATCTCTCGCCGAATACTCGGGACTCTACCGCAACCCGAACACCGGCACGCCCAAGAGGCTGAGGGTATCGGCCGGCGTCCTGCGGGAAGGGCCCGTGGAGCTGGTTCCGGTCGCGGAAGGACGGTTCAGCGTGGGAGGCGGGGCGCGCCACTACGTCTTCATGCCTGCGGATTCCGGCAGACCGACCCTCGTGGTCGACTCCTGGGAGTATACCGACGAGCGGTTCGAGCCGGTCGATGAGTGGCTTCCGAGCGCCGAAGAGCTGGCCGGATTCGCCGGCGTCCACGAAAGCGACGAGGCCGAGACGGTCTTCACGTTCTCGGTCGAGGACGGACGACTCGTTCTCACGCGACGACCCGGCAACGTAACGGCGCTCAATCCGGTCTATGAGGACGCCTTCCAAATGCCCGGGGGGACGCTGCGCTTTCGTCGGGACGCGGACGGCGAGGTCTCGGGTCTCCGTCTGAGCGTCAGCCGCGTCTTCGACATGCGCTTCGAGAGGCGGTAG
- a CDS encoding DUF4399 domain-containing protein has protein sequence MMNQAPSPFPALAALVFFAAACASDADEGEPMGDVVEESAPATVTITSPAEGDTVDPGPLTVTMTVTGVSIVPAGDTTSGTGHHHLYLDADVDDVTVPVPTVPGSIVHMGDASSQFTFEEVGPGEHRLIAIVADGVHVPLRPLVVDTVHFVVTNAVDVQIAPFGVDSVVR, from the coding sequence ATGATGAACCAAGCCCCCAGCCCCTTCCCGGCCCTCGCCGCCCTCGTGTTCTTCGCCGCCGCCTGCGCATCCGACGCCGACGAGGGGGAGCCGATGGGCGACGTCGTGGAGGAATCGGCGCCTGCCACCGTGACCATCACCTCGCCCGCCGAGGGCGACACGGTCGATCCCGGACCGTTGACGGTTACCATGACCGTCACCGGCGTCTCGATCGTTCCGGCCGGCGACACCACCTCGGGAACCGGCCATCACCATCTCTATCTCGACGCCGATGTCGATGACGTCACCGTGCCGGTGCCCACCGTGCCGGGAAGCATCGTCCACATGGGCGACGCCAGCTCGCAGTTCACCTTCGAGGAGGTCGGCCCGGGCGAGCACAGGCTGATCGCCATAGTCGCCGACGGTGTCCACGTCCCGCTCCGGCCGCTGGTGGTGGACACGGTGCATTTCGTGGTCACGAACGCCGTCGACGTTCAAATCGCTCCCTTCGGGGTCGACTCGGTTGTGAGGTGA